aagtcaAAATATGTGCCGATGTTGTCTATATTAATTTCAGTATGCACAATTATCCTTCTGTCATAACCCTTATGCACCTGTTAAGCCTTTTCCGCATGCATTGGGAGACATCAACATATTCACTTGGGTGTGATTTTAAGGAATCATTGCTTTGCACAAGTATCCCATTCATTTGGGTCATGTTGTAGGAATcatttagcctagaaatctagacgccgtacagcaaaaattcaatttgcggtcgctaggggcgtctagatttctaggctaggaatCATTGCTTTAGATCGGTACCCTATTCATTTGGGCATGTTCAAgaagtctttgtctttgtctgatCAAGGACATTGATACCCACAGGATCACTGCCCCAGAGTTAGCTCTGTTTTACACCACCATTCATCATATGGCTTTCAAGGTTGTGTTCAGCCCTGTAGGGCAAATGTGAATTAAGTtttataaagtaaaaaaagagacaTATTTTCACACTGCACTAAccctttttatttttcaatggCACTGTAACCAGTGTTTCTCACACAATGAGGAAACtgtggcgcaccgccatagttaaAATTTGGGCGCCATAGTTTctgaaaatgtttaaaaaattgtttttaaaaaaacaatttccttcgcattttcctcctcgaataaatacatcctatagagaaaaccatgagtgcttgaaagacagagggatcaaaaacctagtcaagttgttgtagttaacttgggtttgggagcaataaaaaaccttcagagaatggacagttgggatgagtttactgacccTCCCCagactttgttttacagttgtatgataatgagttaggcaacagggcttcattgacacagcagaggagacatcgggctgcatatagaaatgaatgtgtaatgaatgtgaatatagacatacatgtctaatatgttgttcagcccttttactgggaggaaaaTTTGAAAAACCgtccctgtgaccagcacccctcatgtagaatgtgtacgcctatgtgtgtggagaAAAAAGCCTTGCCTActgtcttagaccctttttgtctgtgcgttaacaatttcacagcgctcctaaattcttatctgtgctcctattttttgttgttgttgttcttgtcatTGAATAGaccccctgcatgagggacgaacgaaaagtgtgttgcaaacagaaatgattcactgtactgcattttttaaatataaatgacaatgtactactataccaCTACTACTATGtgatgggtaaaatcttatgtaatttctgAAAACATACAtagctgaaatgtaggcctatagtttctccatgcgccccCCGTTCCCATAGTTTCCataatttctgtgggaaacactggtataactTATATAGTAGTAATGTGTCCTAGTGACATAAGCACAATACTAGTAGATGAGAGGACTAGTTTATACTAGTACTAGTACATTCTACGTATAGTTACACAGTGGCACTTCTTCTACTTTGGTAGATACACTGTTACACtctactgcacatgtgtgtgttgtgagtgaatgtgtcagagaacgaatgtaaattcatgtatgaatattagagatgcaccggatccggttccggatcccgaaaaggcaggataatagggtttttcacaggatccggatccagcaggatcttaagcagtggatccggtatccggcagttacctaaaaataaggatctggtgcatctgtagtttttacgtagcctaggcttttcagtcagtctttcacaaccccaatcgctgcatggagtgaaagccctttggaagcggccgttgcaggcagtttgtcagtatgccaatgagtctaaaaaatagtttgagccaacgtaataaaaagggcccacgtgtgcgagtagactatgtgtttcaaccctttcgtaggatccggtatccggttccggatccggcaggatcttaagcagtggatccggtatccggcaggatcctaaaaatcaggatccggtgcatctctaatgaatATAttagttgttgttgtgtgtgcgtgtgtgtgcgtgtgtgtgcgtgtgtgcgtgtgtgcgtgtgtgtgtgtgtgtgtgtgtgtgtgtgtgtgtgtgtgtgtgtgtgtgtgtgtgtgtgtgtgtgtgtgtgtatgcatgtgtgtgcatgtgtttgtatgagagagggagagattattgtcattattattgtcttatttatatgttttagttcatctgcacattggagactggtcaaacgtcTGTGCtcaccctgttacatagatttttgacaataaagtacacttgacttgacttgacttgttagaccagacgtgggcaaactcagggccaggggccacatgcggcccgctcagccatttcatgtggccctcagagcctttccaagaaaaaaatgcagattcacatggtcactcattcttcaatgcgctacctaaaacaagggtcttggaaacctaagattactgaagtctacatctagatacaattagcaggaatggcataactgacagtggtgtaattatgttggcgtacaccatttcttattattggcacgggcaagttgacTACGACATCCgtccctttggtcaactttctaaacccaatgcggcccttgagccaaaataattgcccacccctgggttaGACTGACAGTTTAAAATGATGTCTCTCATCCAGTTGCCTGCACTGTTGCTGTGGTGTGCTAGAGCTCAGTGTGGAAAGGTTCTATTAGCAGACTGCATTGTGATTCAGCATGGGTGCTAGTTCTGTTGGCCCAGTGTGCAATAGTGGGCCGGACCCATTTTGCCGACCTGCTGAGTTGTGGATCAGTGGGTCCTACAGAACATTATGCTATTTGGAGTGTTCCCTCTCATCCTCATGctgtgctcttcctctctctctctctctctctctctctctctctctctctctctctctctctctctctctctctctctctctctctctcctccaccagacGTCTCTCCAGTCCTGGCTGGCTTCCTGGGCGCGGGCGTGCTGGTCGTCTCGGTGACGGTTGCCGTGTTCCTGTGGACATGTTGCCAGCGCCGCTACCGGCGCATGACGGGGGCGTACAAGCTGAGCGGGCCCTACGACCCCCCCGTGGACCCCCCCTACAAGTTCATCCACATGCTCAAGGGCATCAGCATCTACCCAGAATCCCTCAGCTCCAGCAAGAAGATCGTGCGCGTGGGCCGTCGTCAcggtagcaacaacaacaacactggcccctccccctcctccacgtcctcttcctcttcctcctcggccGCGTCGTCTCTGACATCGTCACTGCGCGACTGGCGATACGGTTTCGGGGGCGGGGAGTGTGGCCGCGGCTGCCATGGCGATGCGGAGGGTGGCTTCGGTGGGCATCTGCAGATGAACCCGCTGGTGGTGCCCCCGTGTGGCGTGCCCAGGCTGGAGCGGGCGCTGCCCATCCGAGCAGACTACTGCTGCCTGGAGGGTTCCGGAAACGGAACGCacggaggagaggggacaggcatcaagacagccacaccccacGGCATAGGCCACACCTCCCCCGCCTCGCTGGGCACGCTCAGTCTGACGGTCGACTACAACTTCCCCAAGAAGGTGAAAATAAATACTCTCGcgagtgcgtgtgggtgtgggtctgtACAAATTACTACTCACAGCAAGGTGCTACTGTAGTCTGTGTAGTACCTTCCATTTTATTTTCCAGTTCCTCCATAAGACCAATGCTATTTCCCTTCATAAGAAAAAGTCTCTGATTATGTCCCCATTTATGTCtgttaaatataatgtaatgtgtgtgcgtgtttattaaTACTACGTGTTGATGGTGAGAGTGGTGAGTTATTGACGTCTATCTAtttgaagagagtgtgtgtgtgtgtgcgtgtgtgtgtgtgtgtgtgtgtgtgtgtgtgtgtgtgtgtgtgtgtgtgtgtgtaatgtactgtattgtattgtaatgtaatgtgtgtgtgtgtgtgcatgttcgtgtgtctCCTGCTAGTTGCCGcggcttctgtgtgtgcgtgtgtgtgtaatttattgtatggtattgtaatgtaatgtgtgtgtgtgtgtgtgtgtgtgtgtgtgtgtgtgtgtgtgtgtgtgtgtgtgtgtgtgtgtgcgtatgtgtcctcTTAGGCCCTGGTGGTGAGTGTGGTGAGTTGCCGTGGGCTGCCGGCGGTGGATGAGTCCACCGCGACCTCCGACCCCTACGTGAAGCTGACCATCCTGCCAGAGAAGAAGCACCGCGTGAAGACCCGTGTGTTGCGCCGCACGCTCGAACCCGTGTTCGACGAGACCTTCACCTTCTATGGCGTGGCCTACAGCACGCTGCCCGAGCTCACGCTGCACTTCCTAGTGCTCAGCTTTGACCGCTTCGCCCGCGACGACATCATCGGCGAGGCTGCCGTGCCATTGGCCGGGATCGACCCCAGCACAGGCCGTGTGCACATCAACCAGCCCATCACCAAGAGGAACGTGCAGGTAAGGATGTGGAAGGGTCGGAagcattgtggtgtgtgtgtgtgtctctgtgtgtgtgtgtgtgtgtgtgtgtgtgtgtgtgtgtgtgtgtgtgtgtgtgtgtctgtgtgtctgtgtgtgtgtcgtagtgtATATTGGGGGAGATGGGGGTGAGACAAAAGAGTGAGTGTGTTATAGAGAGTAGGGATGGGAtatgggtgctgctgctgctagcttCTTCTAcacatttgtttttgtgtttattaataCTGTAAGTGCGTGTGCACAACCAAGCATGACGTGGCTCTCTTTCAACTGATTGGATGCGTGCGGCGCTAAGATATGATTGGCTATTCGCGGGTCGGTGAAAACcttgatggggttttttttttatgcgAATCCAACTCCTAATTTAAAATCGTACAGAAATGTTACAGCGCGATTAAAATCGAAATGGAAAAATTGTCCAGACAGTATTATGTCAGACAGTATGTCAAGTCACTCAGGAACTGATGTTGAAGTGATATTGAACTATGTACTGTAAGGTTGCTAGGAGACAAGAACAGTCATGCTTGAGTGTGTAAGGTTGCTAAGCGACAGGACGAGCCATGTCGCTATAGGAACAAGTTGTACATTAAGGGCACTGGaccagagatgcagagaggagggGCTTATCCCACATCAATTATTCATAAGTAGACTTATGAATAATATAGTAGCTCTTGTGCAGGGCCCAAGAGAATAGTACATACATGGAGATGACCATGGAGGTGTGTGAATGGACAAGATGACTGACATTAAAGCATGCACATATGGTCTTAGAGAAACCcatgcatacagacatacatcTCATAGGGATTTACCTGTCTGTGTCAAAGATGTGAATGTTAGCCAGTTCAAagtcacacacaaagagagagagagagagagagagagagagagagagagagagagagagagagagagagagagagagagagagagagagagagagagagagagagagagagagagacagagagacagagagacagagagagggtgtgagataTGTGGGGGAAATTATGTTTTTTGTATGTGTTGTAGTATGTAATAATGTGTTCTGATCATAGGTGTTTGGGTGTTTTTtatgtatacatgtttttttatgcctactgcaagtgtgtgtttgtgtccatccaagtgtgcgtacgtgcatgtgtgtgtgtgttttggccatTATTCCTCATAACACTGTATTATCTGAAAGAGCAGGACCATTATTCACACCATTAAAGAGCACGAGTAGCATGgacagatggagaggggggtAATAATCTAAGAAAGCcattgcccgtgtgtgtgtgtgtgtgtgtgtgtgtgtgtgtgtgtgtgtgtgtgtgtgtgtgtgtgtgtgtgtgtgtgtgtgtgtgtgtgtgtgtgtgtgtgtgtgtgtgtgtgtgtgtgtgtgtgcgtgcatgcgtgtgtgtgtgtgtgagagagagagagagagagagagagaggatggtagTGCATCCAAAGCCCATTATATGCCATAAGCGATGCAGCTGATGGAGGCTCCGCTGCCCTTTTAGTCTGCAGTAAATTACCTTCATATTAAACCCTCTCTTCCTCATACACAGCCTCTTTACTGctcactctcatctctcccttctctctctctctctctctctctctctctctctctctctctcgctctctctctcgctctccctcataCTCAGCCTCTTTACTGCTCACTCtcatctctaccctctctctctctctctctctctctctctctctctctctctctctctctctctctcgctctccctcataCTCAGCCTCTTTACTGCTCACCCtaatctcccctctctttctctctcatctctcctctcctccttctctttccctctctctctctctctctctctctctctctctctctctctctctctctctctctctctctctctctctctctctctctctctctctcaaacacacttacacacacacacgagatcagacaaactctctctcctctctctcagaccaactctctctcctctttttatctctctctttctgtgcttcACTGCTCTGTGTGCtcactctcatctctttctctctctctctccccccatactgtctctctgttttctcttgtTCTTTTCTCATTCTTGTTCCATATCTTGTTGTTTACTCTCtgcccccccaccaacacacacacacacatctcaatatCTGCCTGTGGAAGGCTTAAATTAAATCTATGGTCGATCTCTGAAGGGAAGCCGGTGGAACAT
The Engraulis encrasicolus isolate BLACKSEA-1 chromosome 20, IST_EnEncr_1.0, whole genome shotgun sequence genome window above contains:
- the syt11a gene encoding synaptotagmin-11a, whose amino-acid sequence is MAEITNLNLSNLPTYDVSPVLAGFLGAGVLVVSVTVAVFLWTCCQRRYRRMTGAYKLSGPYDPPVDPPYKFIHMLKGISIYPESLSSSKKIVRVGRRHGSNNNNTGPSPSSTSSSSSSSAASSLTSSLRDWRYGFGGGECGRGCHGDAEGGFGGHLQMNPLVVPPCGVPRLERALPIRADYCCLEGSGNGTHGGEGTGIKTATPHGIGHTSPASLGTLSLTVDYNFPKKALVVSVVSCRGLPAVDESTATSDPYVKLTILPEKKHRVKTRVLRRTLEPVFDETFTFYGVAYSTLPELTLHFLVLSFDRFARDDIIGEAAVPLAGIDPSTGRVHINQPITKRNVQCDTRGELLVSLSYHPATQRLNVVVLKAKHLPKMDISSLPGNPYVKVNVFYGRKRIAKKKTHVKRSTANPVFNESFIYDLPAELLPDLSVEFLLMDFERSTKSQQVGRVVLGGQSPAPNGVTHWREVCDNPRRQIAKWHNLEEF